One genomic segment of Chitinophaga sancti includes these proteins:
- a CDS encoding beta-ketoacyl synthase N-terminal-like domain-containing protein translates to MIAEKITLSLKNPMIANHRAYGQDLLPGLAYIDLIYQLFRKHQYHFNELELRNLSIHYPLTIEGDANVLLSIACTPAGSQQWNVKVEGLLQKKSGEQESKLYVTAEMHRIEPVVFEEKLDVAFMKKQAVEIVDLEEIYARSRSQELIHIGFMKADGNIYKAENYTCIDLSIPREAMPSGESFMFHPTLIDASGVGAADLMAVLVDNEQRLFLPLFYESFRASELFWKTCITRVQKSSIRRKNELLYMTMEFFDQAGNKVGELKNFTNKLVRGAGLINPDRKETRAAAAPRKTAAGHQGTSGAAGESGSYAESEAFIRGLMGARMKTDPEDIGIDIGYYEMGLDSPGLLEIVKAIETSKGIVLAPTLLFEYTTIKELAAYLVTSYPDKFGKDPAPVEQQTGAPKETASFYATKEALPQEEEIAVIGIGGRYPGADSIAEFWQNLLDGKDCITEVPKTRWNWENYEQISSPSGKKISKWGGFINHADSFDAPFFRISPREAEIMDPQERVFLEVCWESMEDAGYTPDTLVTPRGPDKRQAVGVFVGVMHKDYTLVAAEAVAKGLVFPLSLNYAPIANRVSYFCNFHGPSIAIDTVCSSSLTALHLALESIRRGESEVALAGGVNLSLHPNKYLTYGIADMHSSDGYCHTFGKGGDGYVSGEGVGAILLKPLSKALKDKDRVYAVIKGTAINHVGTVSGMMVPSPVAQADMISACMDKAGIHPRTISYVEAHGTGTSLGDPIEIQGLVKSYGQYTQDKEYCAIGSVKSNIGHAESAAGISGLSKVILQLYHKTLVPSLHSLEVNPYLQLSQTPFYIQHETEHWKCPVIEEEGQEKVYPRRAAVSSFGATGSNAHVILEEYVPAEDVYNVISVPHVGLRVIPLSAKSKTQLQEYAYKLLMFLKNADTAEETVQPQLEKAIGDTISTVLSTVMSVQKEAIEPDQEWNEYGIESIHLSRLKKELEDILRVNIDAVELGVGTSVSSLAAFLVKNEARKLAAFYAHGNAAVKADRKERVADTKISLDDVAYTLQVGRKVMEERAVFLAVDISDLISKLEAFLQEQTLVDGYYAGRIKKPKELSNYINPGDTAEKLVETLLGSGQLTRLAELWTLGFEVNWSSLYKDDYPGKISLPTYPFARERYWIPEQSPLEIAPVHTLLGGVVLHPLLHTNTSTFFEQRFTSRYTGTEFFLKDHQVHGVRILPGVAYLEMARVAVTEAMGAAVEAGSSCCLKNVVWIQPYAFNSDSLLHVSLLPGDDGEIAFEIYSEAAEGTRMVHSQGTAVWRQTMSPATIDLPSISAGCTKILSSAACYEMFREIGLAYGPGHQGIQDLYKGSDTVLARLELPVGDAGFVLHPGMMDAGFQAAIGMALGAGGESPAGMGAMLPFALDQLEVYKSCVSSMWAFVRYSDNGQGSSRMGKLDITLCDETGSVCVKLNGFSTRALGNTGTGVLMMEPQWRQQALASVVPTVAKRLVILVDNEDAVARQVSVLLGNVRCQHLQSGENQYREAVYCICAGDI, encoded by the coding sequence ATGATTGCAGAAAAAATCACTCTATCATTAAAGAACCCTATGATTGCCAATCATAGAGCCTACGGCCAGGATTTATTACCTGGACTTGCCTATATAGACCTTATTTATCAATTATTCCGTAAGCATCAGTATCATTTTAACGAACTGGAATTACGTAATCTGTCTATTCATTATCCGCTTACAATTGAAGGTGATGCCAATGTGCTTTTGTCTATAGCATGCACACCTGCCGGTTCACAGCAGTGGAATGTAAAGGTGGAAGGGCTGCTTCAGAAAAAATCGGGGGAGCAGGAATCAAAGCTATATGTTACGGCAGAAATGCATCGTATCGAGCCTGTTGTGTTTGAGGAAAAACTGGATGTTGCGTTTATGAAAAAGCAGGCAGTTGAGATCGTGGACCTGGAGGAAATCTACGCACGTTCCAGAAGCCAGGAGCTCATACATATCGGATTCATGAAGGCAGATGGAAATATTTATAAAGCAGAAAATTATACCTGTATAGATCTTTCTATTCCGCGGGAAGCCATGCCTTCCGGAGAAAGTTTTATGTTTCATCCTACCCTGATAGATGCCAGTGGAGTAGGTGCTGCCGATCTGATGGCTGTGTTGGTAGATAATGAGCAACGATTGTTTCTACCATTGTTTTATGAATCTTTCCGTGCATCGGAGTTGTTCTGGAAAACCTGTATTACGAGGGTTCAAAAATCTTCTATCAGAAGAAAAAATGAACTCCTTTATATGACGATGGAATTTTTTGATCAGGCCGGGAATAAAGTAGGAGAATTAAAAAACTTTACTAATAAACTGGTAAGAGGCGCGGGGCTGATCAATCCTGATCGAAAAGAAACGAGGGCAGCGGCCGCACCGCGAAAAACGGCAGCAGGTCATCAGGGTACCTCTGGAGCTGCCGGTGAATCGGGCAGCTATGCGGAAAGTGAAGCATTTATCAGGGGACTGATGGGGGCCAGGATGAAAACAGATCCGGAAGATATAGGAATAGATATCGGTTATTATGAAATGGGCCTGGACTCTCCGGGGCTGCTGGAAATAGTGAAAGCGATCGAAACGAGTAAAGGTATTGTGCTGGCGCCTACTTTATTGTTTGAATACACTACGATCAAAGAGTTGGCTGCCTACCTGGTGACGAGTTATCCCGATAAGTTTGGGAAAGATCCCGCACCTGTTGAACAGCAAACAGGCGCACCAAAAGAAACTGCTTCTTTCTATGCCACAAAAGAAGCCCTTCCACAGGAAGAAGAGATTGCGGTGATTGGTATTGGCGGACGTTATCCCGGTGCAGATAGTATCGCTGAATTCTGGCAGAATTTGCTGGACGGAAAAGATTGTATTACGGAGGTGCCTAAAACACGCTGGAATTGGGAGAATTATGAGCAGATTTCTTCTCCGTCAGGAAAGAAAATTTCCAAATGGGGAGGATTTATCAATCATGCTGATTCTTTTGATGCGCCGTTCTTTCGTATTTCCCCGCGGGAAGCGGAAATAATGGACCCGCAGGAACGTGTCTTCCTGGAGGTATGCTGGGAGTCAATGGAAGATGCTGGTTATACGCCCGATACCCTGGTTACGCCCCGTGGCCCCGATAAGCGGCAAGCCGTAGGTGTATTTGTGGGGGTTATGCATAAAGATTATACGCTGGTAGCGGCGGAAGCGGTAGCCAAAGGGTTAGTATTTCCCTTATCGCTGAATTATGCGCCTATTGCTAACCGCGTATCTTATTTCTGCAACTTTCACGGCCCCAGTATTGCCATAGATACCGTTTGTTCTTCATCGCTTACGGCGCTTCACCTGGCACTGGAAAGTATCAGGAGAGGAGAAAGTGAAGTAGCCCTTGCCGGCGGGGTAAACCTGTCGTTACATCCCAATAAATACCTTACCTATGGTATTGCGGATATGCATTCAAGTGATGGCTACTGTCATACATTCGGAAAAGGAGGCGATGGCTATGTATCTGGAGAAGGGGTGGGAGCGATATTACTTAAACCATTGAGTAAGGCGCTGAAAGATAAGGACCGGGTCTATGCGGTGATCAAAGGAACGGCTATCAACCACGTGGGGACAGTAAGCGGCATGATGGTTCCCAGTCCGGTGGCACAGGCAGATATGATTTCCGCCTGTATGGATAAAGCGGGTATTCACCCCCGTACTATCAGTTATGTAGAAGCTCACGGAACGGGTACCTCCCTGGGAGATCCCATCGAAATTCAGGGGCTGGTGAAAAGTTATGGTCAATATACACAAGACAAGGAATACTGTGCGATCGGTTCTGTGAAATCAAATATAGGCCATGCGGAATCTGCCGCAGGCATCAGTGGCTTAAGTAAGGTAATATTACAGTTGTATCATAAAACGCTGGTACCTTCTCTTCATTCGCTGGAAGTGAACCCATACCTGCAGTTATCGCAAACACCTTTTTATATCCAGCATGAAACGGAACACTGGAAATGCCCTGTAATCGAAGAAGAGGGGCAGGAAAAGGTATACCCGCGCCGGGCGGCGGTAAGTTCTTTTGGTGCTACAGGCTCTAATGCGCATGTTATACTGGAAGAGTATGTGCCTGCGGAAGATGTTTATAACGTCATTTCCGTACCTCATGTTGGGCTTCGGGTAATCCCCTTGTCAGCCAAAAGCAAAACGCAGCTACAGGAGTATGCATATAAACTCCTGATGTTCCTCAAAAATGCAGATACGGCAGAAGAGACGGTGCAGCCACAACTGGAGAAAGCCATTGGGGATACTATCAGTACTGTGTTGTCTACTGTAATGTCTGTTCAGAAAGAGGCGATTGAACCGGATCAGGAATGGAACGAATATGGTATAGAATCGATTCATCTTTCCAGGCTTAAAAAAGAGCTGGAAGATATACTCAGGGTAAATATTGACGCGGTGGAACTCGGAGTGGGAACTTCCGTTTCCTCTTTGGCGGCGTTTCTTGTTAAAAATGAGGCGCGAAAACTTGCTGCATTTTATGCACACGGCAATGCTGCTGTTAAGGCCGATAGAAAAGAACGGGTTGCAGACACAAAAATTAGTCTGGATGATGTTGCCTATACGTTGCAGGTAGGCAGAAAGGTAATGGAAGAGCGCGCGGTGTTCTTAGCTGTTGATATATCTGATTTAATTTCAAAGCTGGAAGCATTTCTGCAGGAGCAAACACTTGTTGATGGTTATTACGCGGGCCGCATAAAAAAGCCTAAAGAGTTAAGTAATTATATTAATCCTGGTGATACCGCTGAAAAACTGGTGGAAACATTGTTGGGTAGCGGTCAGCTGACGCGTTTGGCGGAGCTTTGGACGCTGGGATTTGAGGTGAACTGGTCGTCGCTATACAAAGATGATTATCCGGGAAAAATAAGTCTCCCTACGTATCCTTTTGCACGGGAACGTTACTGGATACCGGAACAAAGCCCCCTTGAGATTGCGCCGGTGCATACTTTGTTGGGAGGAGTGGTATTACACCCGTTATTACATACCAATACCTCTACTTTTTTTGAGCAACGTTTTACTTCCCGTTATACCGGAACAGAATTTTTCTTAAAAGACCACCAGGTACATGGAGTACGTATCCTGCCTGGGGTGGCTTACCTGGAAATGGCCCGGGTGGCGGTAACGGAGGCAATGGGCGCAGCAGTGGAAGCCGGCAGCAGCTGCTGTCTGAAAAATGTAGTATGGATACAGCCTTATGCATTTAATAGCGATAGTTTACTGCATGTAAGCCTGTTGCCGGGAGATGACGGGGAAATCGCTTTTGAGATATATAGTGAAGCCGCTGAGGGTACCCGGATGGTACATAGCCAGGGAACAGCGGTATGGCGGCAGACCATGTCTCCTGCAACAATAGACCTGCCTTCAATAAGTGCGGGATGTACGAAAATACTTTCATCCGCCGCATGTTATGAAATGTTCCGTGAGATAGGGCTTGCGTATGGTCCCGGCCATCAGGGAATACAGGATTTGTACAAAGGTAGTGATACCGTGTTGGCGCGATTAGAATTGCCTGTTGGAGATGCTGGTTTTGTGCTTCATCCCGGGATGATGGATGCGGGCTTTCAGGCTGCGATAGGGATGGCGTTAGGTGCGGGCGGCGAATCCCCGGCAGGGATGGGTGCCATGTTACCCTTTGCACTGGACCAGCTGGAAGTTTATAAAAGCTGCGTGTCGTCTATGTGGGCGTTTGTTCGTTACAGTGATAACGGTCAGGGCTCTTCCCGTATGGGGAAACTGGATATTACCTTATGTGATGAAACCGGATCGGTATGTGTTAAGCTGAATGGTTTTTCTACACGTGCATTGGGTAATACAGGCACAGGTGTATTGATGATGGAGCCGCAATGGCGTCAACAGGCGTTGGCATCTGTAGTGCCAACCGTCGCCAAACGGCTGGTCATATTGGTAGACAATGAAGATGCGGTGGCCAGACAAGTGTCGGTGCTGTTGGGGAATGTCCGTTGTCAGCATCTGCAATCAGGAGAAAACCAGTATCGGGAAGCAGTTTACTGCATTTGCGCTGGAGATATTTGA